TCTAAACACCATACATCTTTCTGTTGCCGCCTGGATATTTCTTGGTAATGCAATTCGGTAGTAATACCCTAAGCTCTTGCCAGGTGTTCCTTCTTCTGGATACTGAAGACGTTTTTTCTCTAAATCGATCGACATCCCTACATTTTCGATGCGATAACGATAATCGACGATTCGACCCATGACGATGCCGGCTGACGGTTGTTGCGCCATATTCATCATCTCAAGCAGCCAGTTACTTTTAGTTGGAACAAGACCTGCATCTAAAAGAACGATATATTCCCCTGAGCTTGCTTTGATCAATGCGTCTCTTGTTTGTCCTTCATGATAAACAAGTTTATTACTGGTCGACTGTACGGTTTGTTTCAAAGCTTCCGGTAAGACGATCTCGTAATTCTCGTAAATTGTTTTTTCAAGAATTTTTTTCAGATAATCATTGATATCTGCTGTGTCATTTGTAATGATCACTGAAACTTTTGGTACAGTTTCATACGTATAATTGACCTTATATGAGCCATAAAACTCGGCGATCTCAACGTTGGCTTTGATCCCACGGCGATCCATCGCCGCTTGCAACGCTTTTTGACCAGCGACATACGCGTAGCCTTTGCTTTCAGGATTCAAGGCCGTTGACGATTCGATCGCACGCCAATGGTACATCATCCCTGGAATATGTGCGATATTCTCTGCATTTTCTGTTGCCCGTAACACGAAATCATAATCTTGTGCACCATTAAATTCTGTATTCAATCCACCCGTTTTTTCTAAAACTGAACGTTTGACTACAACAAAATGAGTAATGTAATTATGATTCAAAATCAATTCAGGATTCCATTTAGATTTGTAAAAAGCGTTGAAGCGTTTGCCGCTTTCAGTGACTTTGTCTTCATCAGTGTAAATGAAATCGATCGTTTGATCTTCATTCAGCGCTTTGACCACTTCATATAATGCTTGCGGCGCAAGCTCATCATCATTATCCATAAAGCCGATATATTCACCCGTTGCGATCGTCAATGCTGAATTGGTCGCTTCAGAGATATGGCCATTTTCTTCACGATAGATCACTTTGATTCGATCATCTGCATCCGCATATTTTTTAAGTAATGGCTTGATATAAGCACTTGGGGACGCATCATCAGCTAAACAAAGTTCCCAGTTTTCATAATATTGGTTTTGAAGAGAAGAAACACAGGCATCCAACCATTTTTCTTCTACATTATAAACGGGTACTGCCACTGAGATTTTTGGCTGATAAGTAAATGTTTTGATTTCTTCTAAAATAGCCGTTGCATCGACAGGTGTTTCTAATTGTTCTTGACGTTTGAAGTACCATTTCATTGATCCAACTAACCCTCTTGTTTGGATCGAACGTAATGCACGTTGAACTTTTCCGCCCGGTTGTACCATGTTTGGTTTTTCTAAGCGATATTGTAATTTCCGACCATTGTTGGCAGCAACATTCAAAATATAGGTTGGCTGATCTTCTGGATCTTTGACCTCGATCTCAAAACCGTAATCCTGATCCCCTTTTAGTTCAAACATATCGATCACATCACGACGATATTCTGTTGTCACAGCATACTCAACCGCTGATTCAGCCGTCACTTCAAAAGTAACAGGAAGTTTATCTTCTCTAGAATAAGCCCAGCCGCGAATGACCGTCTTTTTCTCTTCAACATGACGAACGATATCATCGATGTTCAATGAAACGAACGAATCAAATTTACTGATCGACACTTTTTTATATTTACTCATTTGTTTTCCACGCACCATCGAATTTTTATTTTTTAATTCATTCTGTTCATCTCTTTTTTCAATTGCGTAATCGATCAACTCATGAACGATCTCAGAAAATTCACCTTCATATTGGTAATCAAAGCTAAGCGTCATTGGCTTACCTGCGATCTTTTTGTCATTGATCTCCATTACAGGTACTTGATTATCTGAAAAGAAGTAACGATTCTCTTTAGCATAAACCGCATTTGTTGCACTTGGCTTGACTTCCGTATCAGAGGAAGTCATCGAAATATCGACTACTGCACCCGTCATGCTCGGGAAAATTTTTAGTAGCTTGATGTTGTCAGGAATATCGATCGTAAATGTTTTATTCTCACCTGTAACATTATTTATTTGAATATCAAATTCTATTTGCTCTTCTTCGCCACAGTCATACAAAAAGTGAATATTTTTACTATAGCTTGAGTTTTCTGGAATGACCCGAACAGGATCATCGACTGCTGTCGCACTAAGCGCATAAAAATATTGATACACTTCTCCGAATGGGCGAGCTTTAAAAGCAGCGCGCGCTTCTACAGGCAAATCCTCATACGTTGATTCAAGTTCATTATAACCGACTTGATTGATCGTAAAGTCCTCTTTAACGATAAATAAGCCTACCTCTTCAAAGACTTTTTCAAAGCCGCTTTGAACAAAGAAAGACTTATGGGTGGCGTCCAATAGACCTGTTTCACGCCAATCTAATTTATTATTGAATAGATCGATCAAGACAGAATTATGCGCCAAGTTAGGGAAGGTAATCAGAATTTGTCCTCCCTCGCTCAAGAAAGGTTTCACTTTCTTCAACGCACTTTTCGGGTCCATCAGATGTTCAAGAACATCCGCAAAAATAATATAATCAAAGGTTTGCCCTTCAAAATACTTCGTCCATGCTTCTTCATCGATATTTCCGTAAAAAGCATCTGTAGAAAACTCACTGACATAGTCAAAAAGCTCCTTGTCCAGTTCCACAATAGAAACTGAACAGTGCTTTTCCTCCATTAAATAGCTGGTCATTCGACCATTACCTGGGCCAAACTCCAACACATTGCTATTTTCTTTTATTTGAGCGACGATTTTACCAACACTGGTACTCTCGTCAACTTCCATCTCAAAATCATACTTCATCTTTAATAGTATCCTTCCATTCATGATCTAAAATGACAATGCCTTCGCCTGCATAGCGACCGCTAATAAACATGTTCAGGTATTTCGTTTTATAAACTAAAGGTACTGTAGCGTGTTCTTCAAAGAAAGCAATATCAAAATAATATTCTCCCGTTAAAAGTGACATTTTGCCGTATTCTAAATAAAAAACATTTTTCCCTTTTTTCCAAGGGATCTTGATTTCATCAAGCAATGTATTTAGTCCACAGACATAATTGTTATCTACCGTTCGAATCGCAACACCGCAGACCGGTGATTTGATCGACTCATTCTTCACTGTATATTCAATTTTAAGTATCACTTTTTCATCTTGTGTTACGATCTCTAAAGGTTCCAATGCTGCATTCAATAATGTCGCTTTTTCGATATCGATGATATCTGGAACTGTCTCTTGATTTTGGATCGTTTTTTCTCGATCCACTGTTTTGATCGATTTTTTCTTTAAAAAGTTTTCGTAATTCGTCGTGACATCCATCGTATCACCAGACTCAACAACTTCACCATTTTTCAACCAAAACGTTCGGTCACAAAAACGACGAATCGAATTGACATCATGGGAGACGAATAAAATCGTTTTTCCTGAATTTTTGATTTCAGTAAATTTCTCCATACACTTCAGTTGGAACTCTAAATCTCCAACAGCTAATGCTTCATCAACGATCAAAATATCCGGATCGACATTGATTGCTACAGCAAAAGCTAAGCGCACAAACATCCCGCTAGAATAGGTTTTGACCGGCTGATACAAATGATCACCGATATCTGCGAATTGGATCACATCATCCACACGTTCTTCCATCTCTTCTCTAGAAAAACCAAGGACCATTCCGTTTAAAAAGATATTTTCATATCCTGAATATTCTGGGTTAAAGCCTGATCCTAATTCCAATAAAGCCGAAATCTTGCCATCGATTTTCATCGTTCCTGCAGTCGGCGTCAAAACCCCTGTAATGATTTTCAAGATCGTTGATTTTCCTGAACCATTTTCACCAACAAAACCGATCATTTCACCTTTTTCAATTTGAAGCGTTACATCTTTTAATGCATAAAAAAGATCATGATAGCTCTTTTTGAGCGGATTAAGTGCTTCTTTAAACCGATCTGACGGTTTTTTGTACATATTATAAGTTTTTGTAATATTTTGTATATCGATTGCATACTCTGCCATGATTTACTCTCCTTGTACTTACCTGTCCCGTATTTTCTGTCTCCGTACTGATTATAATACGTCTGAAAAATGCGGTTTTAGGCGTCTAAATACAACTGAACCTGCTAATAAAAGAATGATCGTAAAGCCCCAGAAATATAAGCCGTATTGCCAGCGTTCCCAGAACCAAGGACCATTTGTAAAGGAATCTCGATAGCCCTGAATAACATAGTACAGCGGATTGATTTTTAATAGTTTTTCAATCCAGCCGCTTGGTGACCAAAGAATCGGCAAAGTCCACATGATCGTTTGCATCGCCACATTGATAAACTGCATGATATCTGGTAAGAAAGGCTGTGTTGAGGCCGTTAACCACGTCACGCCTGTTAAAAAAATGATCAGACAGAACAAGTAATAGATTAACTGCAAAGCTTTCAATGTTGGGAAAACTCCGCTCAATGAAGTGATCCCGAAACCGATCAAGATAAAGAATAGATGGGTATACAAGCTCGATAAAATTTTTGACGTTGGTAAAATCTGTACATTGAACACTACCTTTTTAACAAGATAGCTGTATTCTCTAAAAACATTAGTAGCGGATAATAATGAATCAGAGAAAAAGAACCACGGAATCAATCCCGTTACTAGGTAAACGATAAACGGATACGCTTCGTCCGCTCCCCGTGCACGAATTTGTGAAAATACAAACCAGTATGTCAACACGGTCACAAGAGGTGTAATGAACGCCCACACGATCCCCAGTGCAGAACCTGCATATTTTGATTTAAAATCGTTAAATGAAAACTGGACCAGCAGTTTTCTATTCTCAAAGATATTTTTAAAAATCGATAGTGTCGCTCGTATCATTGACTCTTTTCCTTTCTTGTTTCCGTTGCTTGATATTCTTCGTTAAAAATAAGCTGCATAACATTACTAGTTTAAAGAATATGTACTCTTTTTTCAAGTTATGTAAGTATTTTCTTAAGATTTACGAAAGCGGTACTCTTTTTAAGTACAGTTATTTCGCTAATTGAATGATCACGATCCCAAGGATGATCACCGCTGTACCGATCACAGTTCCCAAGGTCACTTGCTCATGCAAAATCAGTTTTGAACCTAATAATACAGCAATATTCGTACATGCAACACCTAATGGGACGATGTAAGAAACTTCCGATTTACTGATGATGACCATCCATAGCACAAAGCTAAACATGTAGCATAAAAAACCAATGATCGTCGTTAGAGACATCGAAAAAGAAAAAACAGCATTCGTAAAATGGATCGCTGTCGCTTGTGATCCTAATTTCACTAAGATCAGACCCGATGTAGATAAAACAACATAGATTAAAAATAGTAGCATTATTTTTTCTCCTTTTTATCTTTTAAAATAGATAGTTCCTGAGTCAATAATTTAATTTGGTTTTGCTGCTTTGATAGTAGGGCAGAATTCTTGATTTCAATAAAAAGCAATACAAAGATCGCCATGATCAACAAAAAATTCGATGTGGTTTCAAACCCCAACTTCTTGCTTAACCATTCTGGTAATTCAGGAAATATCGCAACTACGACCAAGCCAACGGAAATGATCAGCCAGCGAATCGCATTTTTTAACAAAAACACATTTTTATTAATGGAACGAATAATGTAAATAAAGAAAATCAATGAGAACAAAACCATCTCAACACGTAAAATGCCGCTCATTAATCTCCCTCCCTCATAAAGCTTGATACAAGAATCGCCAAACTAACTTCAAACATGTAACGGACTGATGTAAATGCGCGAATCGAAGATTGACCGCCAGAACGTTCTCTCATATTCGCTGCAACTTCTTTGATCGTAAATTTCTTTTTCAGCAAATGAACCGTTGATTCAGGTTCAGGATAACTCGTAGGATATTTCTTTGCAAAGTAAGCAATGATTTCTCGATTGCACGCCCGATAACCAGATGTTACATCATAGATTTTTTTTCCTGAAGACAGATAAATCAAAAATGAAAGGATCCTGATGCCGACACGCCGCATAAAGGTTGTTTGAAAGGCTGTCTTTTCATTTGGTAAAAACCTCGAACCAATAACAAAGTCCGCTTGTTGCTTTATGATCGGCTGCACCACCGCATCTAGGCTGCGAATATCGTGCTGCCCATCTCCGTCAAATTGTACAGCAATGTCATACTTGTTTTTCTCAGCATAACGGTAGCCTGTTTGCACCGCTCCACCGATCCCCAGATTCATGACCAAATGAATCGAATTGATCTGATGTTCATTTAAGATCACTTGCGTTTTATCCGTCGATCCGTCGTTGATCACAACATAATCGATCGTATAAGAATAATCATTTTTATGGACTTCTTTGAATTGTTCGACTGAGCGAATCGTCTTCAAGATCGTCTCTTCTTCATTATACGCAGGAATAATCAAAAGAATCCGCAAGATAAGCCCTCCATCCAGTAATATTCACTTTCTTTTATTGTATCTCTAGTTCACATCAACAACAGACAGAACAATAGAATCAAATAACTGCTTCTATTGTCTGTTTGTCTATTGCTAGTTTATTTTGTGACTTGTGTCAACATCGCTGCTAAGGCTTCTTGCCAAGTCGGAATCTTAAACCCTAAGGCTTTTGTTTTATCAAGATCCATCACAGAGTATTTAGGTCGAGTCGCTTTTTGTGGGAACTTACTTGAATCCACAGGCAAAACGTCAACATCCTTGTCTTTTAAAATTTCTTTGGCAAATTCATACCAACTGCAACTGTTGTCATTCGATAAATGATAGACGCCATAAGGTACTTTCTCTTTAATAGCAAAAGTCATAAATTCAGCTAATGTTCTTGTCCATGTCGGACGACCAAATTGATCATCTACCACAGTCAATTGTTTGTTTGTTTCTGCTAAGCGCTGCATCGTGAAGACAAAATTATGTCCATATTGCCCAAACACCCAAGATGTCCGAATGATATAATAGTCTTCCATGATTTCTTGTACGATTTGTTCCCCTAATAGTTTTGTACGCCCATACTCATTTTGAGGGTTTGTTTGATCGTCCGTCTTGTAGGTGTCTTCTTTTTTCGTTCCATCAAATACGTAATCTGTACTTACATAAACCAAGGTTGCACCGACTTTTTGTGCCGCAAGAGCCACATTACGCGTGCCATCTACATTGATTTTTTCATCTAGTTCTTTACCCTCGTCTTCAGCCTTATCAACTGCTGTATAGGCTGCACAATGGTAGATCACCTCGGGCTTTAAATCTGTAATAAAGGCCATCGTTTGTTCTGCATCAGTGATATCCATCTCTTTTGAATCTGTTGACACATACTCTAAACCTTGTTCATCAAGTAAATGACGTAATTCTGTTCCTAGTTGTCCATTTCCGCCAGTTAAAAGTATCATTCGTAATTGCTCCTCTCAGAAACAAAGGGACCACCAAGTGACATTCACCTAATGATTGCATTCCTTTGTCATTTCGTATTTAGAGCGTGGAGCAAAACCAATGCTTAGTTTTGTCCCACGCTCAATAAGTCACTATTTTAATCTTACTTGGTTAAAATCAGGTACATGACATCGGTAAAATGATATCGATTATTGACCGCTTTTCGCATAGTTGGCTTCTACAGCATCTTTATCTGCTTTCCACCAGTCTTCATTCTCTGTATACCACTTGATCGTGTCAGCTAAACCGTCACGGAAATTCGTAAATTCTGGTGACCAGCCTAATTCTTCACGTAGTTTTGTTGAATCGATCGCATAACGTAAATCGTGACCCGCACGATCATTCACATGCTCATAAGCATCTTTAGGTTGTCCCATCAATTCTAAGATCATTTCGATCACAGTTTTATTGTCTTCTTCTCCGTCAGCACCGATCAAATAGGTTTCGCCAAGGCGACCTTTCGTTAAAATGGCCCAAACTGCAGAAGAGTGATCGTTTGTATGGATCCAGTCTCTAACATTTTTTCCAGCACCGTATAATTTTGGTGTGATTCCGCTTAGAATATTAGTGATCTGACGCGGAATGAATTTTTCGATATGCTGATATGGACCATAGTTATTTGAACAGTTTGAAATCGTTGCTTTTAAGCCAAACGAACGCCCCCAAGCCTTCACTAATAAATCTGATCCAGCTTTTGTGGAAGAATATGGACTTGATGGATTATAAGGTGTTTCCGCAGTAAACTTCTCTCCAGCTCCTTCTCCATGTCCCGGTAAATCTTCACGTAATGG
This sequence is a window from Enterococcus wangshanyuanii. Protein-coding genes within it:
- a CDS encoding DUF2304 domain-containing protein; the protein is MSGILRVEMVLFSLIFFIYIIRSINKNVFLLKNAIRWLIISVGLVVVAIFPELPEWLSKKLGFETTSNFLLIMAIFVLLFIEIKNSALLSKQQNQIKLLTQELSILKDKKEKK
- the rfbB gene encoding dTDP-glucose 4,6-dehydratase, whose protein sequence is MKKIIVTGGAGFIGSNFVHYVVNNHPEVHVTVLDKLTYAGNEKNLEGLPKDRVELVVGDIADAELVDRLVKETDAVVHYAAESHNDNSLNDPFPFVQTNIIGTYTLIEACRKHDVRYHHVSTDEVYGDLPLREDLPGHGEGAGEKFTAETPYNPSSPYSSTKAGSDLLVKAWGRSFGLKATISNCSNNYGPYQHIEKFIPRQITNILSGITPKLYGAGKNVRDWIHTNDHSSAVWAILTKGRLGETYLIGADGEEDNKTVIEMILELMGQPKDAYEHVNDRAGHDLRYAIDSTKLREELGWSPEFTNFRDGLADTIKWYTENEDWWKADKDAVEANYAKSGQ
- a CDS encoding ABC transporter permease; translated protein: MIRATLSIFKNIFENRKLLVQFSFNDFKSKYAGSALGIVWAFITPLVTVLTYWFVFSQIRARGADEAYPFIVYLVTGLIPWFFFSDSLLSATNVFREYSYLVKKVVFNVQILPTSKILSSLYTHLFFILIGFGITSLSGVFPTLKALQLIYYLFCLIIFLTGVTWLTASTQPFLPDIMQFINVAMQTIMWTLPILWSPSGWIEKLLKINPLYYVIQGYRDSFTNGPWFWERWQYGLYFWGFTIILLLAGSVVFRRLKPHFSDVL
- the rfbD gene encoding dTDP-4-dehydrorhamnose reductase, with product MILLTGGNGQLGTELRHLLDEQGLEYVSTDSKEMDITDAEQTMAFITDLKPEVIYHCAAYTAVDKAEDEGKELDEKINVDGTRNVALAAQKVGATLVYVSTDYVFDGTKKEDTYKTDDQTNPQNEYGRTKLLGEQIVQEIMEDYYIIRTSWVFGQYGHNFVFTMQRLAETNKQLTVVDDQFGRPTWTRTLAEFMTFAIKEKVPYGVYHLSNDNSCSWYEFAKEILKDKDVDVLPVDSSKFPQKATRPKYSVMDLDKTKALGFKIPTWQEALAAMLTQVTK
- a CDS encoding ABC transporter ATP-binding protein; translation: MAEYAIDIQNITKTYNMYKKPSDRFKEALNPLKKSYHDLFYALKDVTLQIEKGEMIGFVGENGSGKSTILKIITGVLTPTAGTMKIDGKISALLELGSGFNPEYSGYENIFLNGMVLGFSREEMEERVDDVIQFADIGDHLYQPVKTYSSGMFVRLAFAVAINVDPDILIVDEALAVGDLEFQLKCMEKFTEIKNSGKTILFVSHDVNSIRRFCDRTFWLKNGEVVESGDTMDVTTNYENFLKKKSIKTVDREKTIQNQETVPDIIDIEKATLLNAALEPLEIVTQDEKVILKIEYTVKNESIKSPVCGVAIRTVDNNYVCGLNTLLDEIKIPWKKGKNVFYLEYGKMSLLTGEYYFDIAFFEEHATVPLVYKTKYLNMFISGRYAGEGIVILDHEWKDTIKDEV
- a CDS encoding glycosyltransferase family 2 protein: MRILLIIPAYNEEETILKTIRSVEQFKEVHKNDYSYTIDYVVINDGSTDKTQVILNEHQINSIHLVMNLGIGGAVQTGYRYAEKNKYDIAVQFDGDGQHDIRSLDAVVQPIIKQQADFVIGSRFLPNEKTAFQTTFMRRVGIRILSFLIYLSSGKKIYDVTSGYRACNREIIAYFAKKYPTSYPEPESTVHLLKKKFTIKEVAANMRERSGGQSSIRAFTSVRYMFEVSLAILVSSFMREGD
- a CDS encoding glycosyltransferase; the protein is MKYDFEMEVDESTSVGKIVAQIKENSNVLEFGPGNGRMTSYLMEEKHCSVSIVELDKELFDYVSEFSTDAFYGNIDEEAWTKYFEGQTFDYIIFADVLEHLMDPKSALKKVKPFLSEGGQILITFPNLAHNSVLIDLFNNKLDWRETGLLDATHKSFFVQSGFEKVFEEVGLFIVKEDFTINQVGYNELESTYEDLPVEARAAFKARPFGEVYQYFYALSATAVDDPVRVIPENSSYSKNIHFLYDCGEEEQIEFDIQINNVTGENKTFTIDIPDNIKLLKIFPSMTGAVVDISMTSSDTEVKPSATNAVYAKENRYFFSDNQVPVMEINDKKIAGKPMTLSFDYQYEGEFSEIVHELIDYAIEKRDEQNELKNKNSMVRGKQMSKYKKVSISKFDSFVSLNIDDIVRHVEEKKTVIRGWAYSREDKLPVTFEVTAESAVEYAVTTEYRRDVIDMFELKGDQDYGFEIEVKDPEDQPTYILNVAANNGRKLQYRLEKPNMVQPGGKVQRALRSIQTRGLVGSMKWYFKRQEQLETPVDATAILEEIKTFTYQPKISVAVPVYNVEEKWLDACVSSLQNQYYENWELCLADDASPSAYIKPLLKKYADADDRIKVIYREENGHISEATNSALTIATGEYIGFMDNDDELAPQALYEVVKALNEDQTIDFIYTDEDKVTESGKRFNAFYKSKWNPELILNHNYITHFVVVKRSVLEKTGGLNTEFNGAQDYDFVLRATENAENIAHIPGMMYHWRAIESSTALNPESKGYAYVAGQKALQAAMDRRGIKANVEIAEFYGSYKVNYTYETVPKVSVIITNDTADINDYLKKILEKTIYENYEIVLPEALKQTVQSTSNKLVYHEGQTRDALIKASSGEYIVLLDAGLVPTKSNWLLEMMNMAQQPSAGIVMGRIVDYRYRIENVGMSIDLEKKRLQYPEEGTPGKSLGYYYRIALPRNIQAATERCMVFRKADYLAVSGIDEGLGKDLMGTDLSLQFANTLDKTIIYCSYAIFKADEKIKNLDKKGNFKELSSKWSEAEMTDKYRNPKRL